The genomic window TTCGAGGAACAGCGCCGGCTGGAGCGCATGCGGCGGGAGTTCGTCGCGAACGTCTCGCACGAGTTCCGCGCGCCCCTTGCCTCGCTGGCAGGCTTCATCGAACTGCTCGAAGACGGGACGATTCCCCCGGACCAGGCCGCCCGGTATCTGGAGCTGATGCGCCAGGACACGGAGCGGCTGTCCCGCCTCGTCGCCGACCTCCTCGACCTTTCGCGCCTCGACGCCGGCAAGGTCACGATCCGGCCGGAGTTCGTCTCCGCCGTCGACGCGGCCCGCCGCGCGGTGCTCGGCGTGGAACCCCGCGCGACGTCCCTCGGCGTGACGGTCGAGGTCGCTGCCGAGGGCTCCCCGACCGTGTACGCCGACCCGGAACGACTGCAGCAGATCCTCACGAATCTCCTCGACAACGCCGTGGACCACACGGACGACGGCGGCCGCGTCGAGCTTCGCGTGCGCGGCGACGCGGACTGGGTGCGCTTCGAGGTGATCGACACGGGAGAGGGCATCCCGGAGGAGGAGCTGGACCTCATTTGGGAGCGCTTCCACCGCGTGGACCGATCCCGCGTGCGCTCCAAACGGCAGCGCGGCGGGACGGGCCTGGGGCTGTCCATCGTCCGGCAGCTCGTCGAGCTGCACGGCGGCCAGGTCGGCGTGGAGAGCCGGCTGGGGGAGGGCTCCCGCTTCTGGTTCACCCTGCCGTCCTCGCCGGCATCCCTGCCCGCCTCGGTGTAAACAATGCGCCCCCGCCTCACGAAAACGGGGTAGGGAGGCGCAGCCATGTCATCGCTGGGACCCCAGTTGGGCATCAGCGGCATCGCCACGGGAATCGACACCTCGTCGCTCATCGACAAGATCATCGCCTTTGAAAGCCAGCCCCTGAACCTGCTCAACAGCCAGATCAATGCCCTGAAGCAGCAGGAGAACGCGTGGAACCCGCTGCGCGGCCTGTTCCAGGCGCTCCACGACGCGGCGGACGCGCTGACCGGGGACACGGCGTGGGATCCCCAGCAGGTCGCCGTTTCGGATGCCGCGGTCCTCGACGCGACCGCAGGCGACGGCGCCACCGCAGGGACCTACACCATCCAGGCCGACCAGGCGTACCTGGCGCAACAGGGCATCACCGACCCGATGGCTCGCGCGGAGCAGGACGTGTCCACGACCGCCTCGATCACCGACCCGAACGCGGCCCTCGGCTACACCGGCACGTTCACGCTGAACGGGACGACGTTCACGCTGAACGGCTCCGAGGGGCTGAACCAGATCGCGGCGATCATCAACGACCAGACGGCGACGACGCACGTGAAGGCCAGCGTGCTGCAGGTCTACGACGCGACCACCGGGACGACGCACATGGCGCTGCAACTGCTGTCGACGAAGACGGGCGCGGCGAACGCCATCA from Clostridia bacterium includes these protein-coding regions:
- a CDS encoding HAMP domain-containing histidine kinase, with product MKWWPSRLYGRLLLSYLAACVLTLLVASLALTYFYQSYLISSEQQELLRDGRNIARLVQVSLLSGSSPESLSSMLEVVGPFVPSQPIVINRVGVVLAATPAGKDLVGVRLTRDAVEQVLRGRTVMGWGQSFGLSTPSIAVAVPVTVGRETLGAVILHRPLVDIQATVRDARRRLIWALAIALAISAALAAAFSRSVGRPLERMAQAAGRLAQGDLDERVAVEGPEELQQLARAFNHAAEAIGRTFEEQRRLERMRREFVANVSHEFRAPLASLAGFIELLEDGTIPPDQAARYLELMRQDTERLSRLVADLLDLSRLDAGKVTIRPEFVSAVDAARRAVLGVEPRATSLGVTVEVAAEGSPTVYADPERLQQILTNLLDNAVDHTDDGGRVELRVRGDADWVRFEVIDTGEGIPEEELDLIWERFHRVDRSRVRSKRQRGGTGLGLSIVRQLVELHGGQVGVESRLGEGSRFWFTLPSSPASLPASV